A genomic window from Leishmania braziliensis MHOM/BR/75/M2904 complete genome, chromosome 19 includes:
- a CDS encoding putative actin-related protein 2 has translation MAERVYPMRNGVIHNMDAMQAIWDYALCKRLPSQVGPSRGGRAEWRYEDGLAWLQDRPLQLSEPPNVSLRQRCDLLELFFEKYHFSAIQMVHQGILSLFANGAECGVVVECGEGLSHCTPVFDGCVLATAQRLVDVAGHAVTERLGQVLGQQQPHRRYQSRLPTGAGRAALSYASWLSDDIDTLRQIKERYCYVATQKNGLENRLTCETSALHCDCVLPDGTSCRLGPERFAAPEVLFNPQEMDHACDGIAVALWKSIEAADIDVRASLYDSIILSGGSTMLPGFGARLEREMKSLYLIEKLHGDQTRMVRCPIRVKEPQRRQHMVYIGGALLAELSQDQPERWISRSVYEDGGHSAIIARCHTTG, from the coding sequence ATGGCAGAGCGGGTGTATCCGATGCGCAATGGCGTGATTCACAACATGGACGCCATGCAGGCGATCTGGGACTACGCCTTGTGCAAGCGTCTTCCGTCGCAGGTGGGTCCTTCACGTGGGGGTAGGGCTGAATGGCGGTATGAAGACGGCCTCGCGTGGCTGCAGGACCGGCCCCTGCAGCTGAGCGAGCCACCGAACGTGTCACTGCGACAGCGGTGTGACCTTCTTGAATTGTTCTTCGAAAAATACCACTTTTCAGCAATCCAGATGGTTCACCAGGGTATCCTGTCGCTCTTCGCGAACGGTGCCGAGtgtggcgtcgtcgtcgagtgcggagagGGGCTCTCGCACTGCACGCCGGTGTTCGACGGATGTGTGCTGGCgactgcgcagcgcctcgtcgaCGTGGCTGGTCACGCAGTAACCGAGCGTCTTGGGCAGGTCCTTGGACAACAGCAACCGCATCGACGGTACCAGAGCCGACTGCCTACAGGCGCTGGGAGAGCTGCGCTGTCGTATGCGTCTTGGCTCTCCGACGATATCGACACACTCCGGCAGATCAAGGAGCGCTACTGCTATGTGGCGACCCAGAAGAACGGCCTGGAGAATCGGCTGACGTGTGAGACGAGCGCTCTACACTGCGACTGCGTGCTTCCGGACGGCACCTCCTGCCGCCTGGGGCCGGAGCGGTTCGCCGCGCCAGAAGTACTCTTCAACCCGCAAGAGATGGATCACGCGTGTGACGGCATTGCCGTGGCGCTGTGGAAGTCGATTGAGGCCGCCGACATCGACGTGCGTGCCTCCCTCTATGATAGCATCATTCTTTCCGGAGGTTCTACCATGCTGCCAGGGTTTGGGGCGCGGTTGGAGCGGGAGATGAAGTCCCTCTACTTGATAGAGAAGCTACACGGCGACCAGACACGTATGGTGCGGTGTCCGATCCGGGTGAAGGAGCCGCAACGACGGCAGCACATGGTATATATTGGCGGTGCCCTCCTTGCAGAACTATCTCAGGATCAGCCAGAGAGGTGGATATCACGGAGTGTCTATGAGGATGGCGGCCACTCCGCGATTATCGCTCGCTGCCATACAACAGGCTGA